From the Lycium ferocissimum isolate CSIRO_LF1 unplaced genomic scaffold, AGI_CSIRO_Lferr_CH_V1 ctg3005, whole genome shotgun sequence genome, the window CAGAGTAGGGTCGGACCTGTTGAATGGCTGAAACCATATACTGACGAGACAATAATTGAGCTTGGGAAGAAAGGGGTAAAGAGTATTCTTGCCGTGCCAATAAGGTACACGAACTTTGGCTGTTTAAGCAGTACAAATGATGATGAGGTTTGTCttgattttcattttaattgcttattttctctaattttaAATGCTATCACAGTTTTGTAAGTGAGCATATTGAGACATTAGAGGAAATTGATGTTGAATACAAGGAGCTAGCATTGGAGTCTGGAATACAGAACTGGGCACGTGTTCCTGCCCTAGGTGTTGAACCCACTTTCATCTCAGATTTGGCAGATGCAGTGATCGAAAGTCTTCCATATGTAGGAGCAATGGCAGTCTCAAATCTTGAAGCTCGCCAGGTGCTTTTTAACTCCAGAGCTGTGATTAAGAAACTATTAAAATTTATGTTAAGAGTAGATAGCGCCAACGAGCTGAAATGCGGAAGCTTGCAAATGTTTAATTGAAGAGATCATCTACAGACATAGGCATTAAGCACTGTAACATAGTTGAATGTTATATAAAAAGGTTAGAGATAGATGTTGAAATTGAAACTTGTTTTAGAGGAAGAAAAGGTTCTTTAGATTTGTTTGATACATAAATATTGTTTAATTAGTTCATGATTAGCTTATTAGCTAGTTCCATGTACtaggaaaaaagagaagaatataATGAAAGTAAGATAGTGTACTAGACTTGGTACAGGTTAGAGAAAACCTATAATACCTAGGTACCATGCGATTTTATAAAAGCAAgtaaagaaaaatcatttttttctcctGTCTTCAAGAGAAATGATTGATCCTTCTCCCCATATTTTCCAATATTTGGTATTAGAGCCTGTTGTAATGAGGGACCTGTGGAGAATCCAGAATTCTTGAAGATTTGGAAAGATGAAAAATTATCCTAAACGTTCCAACAACTAAGACAAAAGACGAGTCATGTAATGAATTTAGTTTGGAAGAAGACGAGTGACAACTCTGAAGAAAGTTATTTTCAGATGAagttgaagatgaagatgaagatgattcTCAGGATGACTTTGATTGCATACAAGAGAAAGTGTGTTTCCAATCTAGTAACAAGCTTTGACAAAGAATTTTAAGAAGTGGATCCTTGTAAAGTGAACCCTTCTAAGAATACATTTTTGGTTGTAGAACCCAAAAAAGTTTCTATATCTGCAGAGTATAAATGAACTttgagaaaatgatgaaaaagaatCACTCCTGCTACTGAGAAATCTCCAAAAGAGGAGAGCAGTAAGAAGAGGAAAGTTTTGATGAAACAGATGATGTTCTTTCTGAAGCACAATGAGTAAAAATGACAACCTCAATCTGAAGAAGGAAACatcttgttggtgagggttcgaatccccacattgtaatcccctcccccatttccccttcccctacccctatgtaataaaaacaatttattaaaaaaaaaaaaaaagaagaagaagatg encodes:
- the LOC132043914 gene encoding ferrochelatase-2, chloroplastic-like; translated protein: MQSRVGPVEWLKPYTDETIIELGKKGVKSILAVPISFVSEHIETLEEIDVEYKELALESGIQNWARVPALGVEPTFISDLADAVIESLPYVGAMAVSNLEARQSLVPLGSVEELLAAYDSQRRELPPPVTVWEWGWTKSAETWNGRAAMLAVLVLLVLEVTTGEGFLHQWGVLIDREG